The Labrus bergylta chromosome 15, fLabBer1.1, whole genome shotgun sequence genome includes a region encoding these proteins:
- the LOC109988434 gene encoding dihydropyrimidinase-related protein 5, translated as MAANTGAMRILIKGGKVVNDDFTQEADVYIENGIIQQVGKELMIPGGAKVIDASGKLVLPGGIDTSVHLQQTFMNASIQDDFYSGTKAALMGGTTMVMALVLPEQHCSLLDAYENCRALADAKACCDYALHVGVTWWGSKVRNEMETLVREHGVNSFQMYMAYKDMMMLRDSELYQTLQTCKDIGAIARVHAENGELVAESAKEALDLGISGPEGIEVSRPEELESEATHRAVTIANRARCPIYLVNVSSMAAGDMISAAKMQGKVVHAETTVAHSVLNGMQYYHQDWAHAAAHVLVPPLRLDPNTPGYLMGLLGNDTLSVVASEHRPFSIKQRALGKEDFTKIPHGVPGVQDRMSVIWERGVVTGKMDENRFVAVTSSNAAKIYNLYPRKGRIIAGADADVVVWDPDATRTISVSTQAQGGDFNLYEGQRCHGVPLVTISRGRLVCENGVFMCAEGSGKFYPQRTFPDYLYKKMVQREKTQVYKGVARDPYSGDVAMVANTMKKELGLGPMDGETPTKGNSAPRAHQGVRDLHESSFSLSGSQVDDHIPKRSSARILAPPGGRSSGIW; from the exons ATGGCTGCCAACACGGGGGCGATGCGCATCCTCATCAAGGGAGGAAAGGTGGTCAACGATGACTTCACCCAGGAGGCTGATGTCTACATTGAGAACGGCATCATTCAGCAG GTTGGAAAGGAGCTGATGATCCCAGGTGGAGCTAAGGTGATTGACGCCTCTGGAAAGCTGGTGTTGCCGGGCGGAATAGACACAAGCGTGCATCTGCAGCAGACGTTCATGAACGCAAGCATTCAGGATGACTTCTACAGTGGGaccaag GCGGCTCTTATGGGTGGTACCACCATGGTGATGGCTCTCGTCCTGCCTGAGCAGCACTGCTCCCTGCTGGACGCCTACGAGAACTGCAGAGCTCTGGCTGATGCTAAGGCGTGCTGCGACTACGCTCTGCATGTCGGGGTGACTTGGTGGGGATCAAAG GTGCGTAATGAGATGGAGACCCTGGTGAGGGAGCATGGCGTGAACTCCTTCCAGATGTACATGGCCTATAAAGACATGATGATGCTGAGGGACTCTGAGCTCTACCAGACTCTGCAGACCTGTAAGGACATCGGGGCCATCGCACGCGTCCACGCTGAGAACGGAGAGCTGGTGGCGGAG AGCGCCAAAGAGGCTCTGGATTTGGGTATCAGCGGACCAGAGGGTATCGAAGTCAGTCGGCCTGAGGAG CTTGAGTCTGAGGCTACTCACAGAGCCGTCACCATCGCCAACAGG GCTCGCTGTCCAATCTACCTGGTGAATGTGTCCAGTATGGCTGCTGGAGACATGATCTCTGCTGCTAAGATGCAAG GTAAGGTGGTCCATGCAGAGACCACGGTAGCTCACTCAGTGCTGAATGGGATGCAGTACTACCACCAGGACTGGGCTCATGCTGCTGCACATGTCCTTGTCCCACCTCTCCGTCTTGACCCAAACACACCTGGGTACCTCATGGGCCTGCTGGGAAA TGACACTCTGAGCGTTGTGGCGTCAGAACACCGTCCATTTAGCATCAAGCAGAGAGCTTTGGGCAAAGAGGACTTCACTAAGATCCCTCATGGAGTTCCTGGAGTCCAGGACAGGATGAGTGTCATttgggagagaggagtg GTCACAGGAAAAATGGATGAGAACCGCTTTGTGGCAGTGACGAGCTCTAACGCTGCAAAGATCTACAACCTGTACCCACGCAAGGGCCGTATAATCGCTGGGGCCGACGCTGATGTGGTGGTCTGGGACCCCGACGCGACAAG GACGATCTCTGTGAGCACTCAGGCCCAAGGCGGAGACTTCAACCTGTATGAGGGGCAGCGCTGCCACGGCGTTCCCCTGGTGACCATCAGCCGAGGCCGCTTGGTGTGTGAGAACGGGGTGTTCATGTGTGCTGAGGGCTCTGGAAAGTTCTACCCACAGCGCACCTTCCCCGACTACCTCTACAAGAAAATGGTGCAGAGAGAAAAG ACTCAAGTTTATAAAGGGGTTGCCAGGGATCCGTACTCCGGTGATGTGGCCATGGTGGCAAACACCATGAAGAAGGAGCTGGGTTTGGGCCCCATGGATGGAGAGACACCCACCAAAGGGAACTCTGCACCCCGAGCACACCAGGGGGTCAGGGACCTTCATGAGTCCTCCTTTAGCCTCTCAG GCTCCCAGGTTGACGACCACATCCCGAAGAGGTCCTCTGCTCGGATCCTGGCTCCTCCTGGGGGCCGCTCCAGTGGTATCTGGTAA